The Lycium barbarum isolate Lr01 chromosome 9, ASM1917538v2, whole genome shotgun sequence genome has a segment encoding these proteins:
- the LOC132611141 gene encoding S-adenosyl-L-methionine:benzoic acid/salicylic acid carboxyl methyltransferase 2-like, protein MKVVDVLHMNGGIGDISYANNSLVQRKVILMTKPILEQAISDLYCSLFPEALCIADLGCSAGANTFLVVSDLVKIIEKERKKHNLQSPEFYFHFNDLPGNDFNTIFQSLGEFQEDLTKQVGEGFGPCFFSGVAGSFYTRLFPSKSLHFVHSSYSLMWLSQVPDLTEKNKGNIYMANTSPPSVIKAYYEQYEKDFSKFLKYRSEELMKGGKMVLTFLGRESEDPSSKECCYIWELLSMALNELVVEGLIEEEKVDSFNIPQYTPSSEEVKYVVEKEGSFTINRLESTRVHWNASNNESNGAYNVSRCMRAVAEPLLVSQFSPKLMDLVFQKYEEILSDSMAKEKTEFINVTVSLTKINSLNLEQVQ, encoded by the exons ATGAAGGTTGTTGACGTTCTTCACATGAATGGAGGAATTGGAGACATAAGCTATGCCAACAATTCTTTGGTTCAG AGAAAGGTAATTCTCATGACAAAGCCAATACTGGAGCAAGCCATAAGTGATCTCTATTGTAGCCTCTTCCCGGAAGCCTTATGCATTGCAGATTTGGGTTGTTCCGCTGGAGCAAACACTTTTTTGGTGGTATCAGATCTTGTTAAAATCatcgaaaaagaaagaaaaaaacacaaTCTACAATCACCAGAGTTTTATTTTCACTTCAATGATCTTCCTGGCAATGATTTTAACACAATTTTCCAGTCATTGGGGGAATTTCAAGAAGATTTGACAAAGCAAGTTGGAGAGGGATTTGGTCCATGTTTTTTTAGTGGAGTGGCTGGTTCATTTTATACTAGACTTTTTCCTTCAAAGAGTTTGCATTTTGTTCACTCCAGTTACAGTCTCATGTGGCTATCTCAA GTTCCTGATCTAACCGAGAAGAACAAAGGGAACATTTACATGGCAAATACAAGTCCACCAAGCGTTATAAAAGCATATTACGAGCAATATGAAAAAGATTTTTCAAAATTTCTCAAGTACCGTTCAGAGGAATTGATGAAAGGTGGAAAAATGGTTTTAACATTTTTAGGAAGAGAAAGTGAAGATCCTTCTAGCAAAGAATGTTGCTATATTTGGGAGCTTTTATCCATGGCCCTTAATGAATTGGTTGTTGAG GGGTTGATAGAAGAAGAGAAAGTGGATTCATTCAATATTCCTCAATATACACCATCATCAGAAGAAGTGAAGTACGTTGTTGAGAAGGAAGGTTCATTCACAATTAATCGTTTGGAATCTACAAGAGTCCATTGGAATGCTTCTAATAATGAGAGTAATGGTGCCTACAATGTGTCAAGGTGCATGAGAGCTGTGGCAGAGCCTTTACTTGTGAGCCAATTTAGTCCAAAACTGATGGATTTAGTGTTCCAAAAATATGAAGAAATTCTTTCTGACTCCATGGCCAAAGAGAAAACCGAGTTTATAAATGTCACCGTCTCCTTGACCAAAATAAATTCACTGAATCTAGAGCAAGTTCAGTGA